A stretch of the Arvicola amphibius chromosome 8, mArvAmp1.2, whole genome shotgun sequence genome encodes the following:
- the LOC119821733 gene encoding vomeronasal type-1 receptor 4-like, whose amino-acid sequence MDSRNLGIGIIFLIENTVGILGNVSLLSYYLVIYNKKHKIKPLDLILTHLIMVNLLIILSKGMGNAMTIFSLKHFFNDWSYQLFIYVIRVFRSMSIATIFLLSVFQSIIISPRISFWKNLRVKSSKDIGLYISLNWVLSIMVNVLLPLYMYIKSRRKNITKEIDFEHYTVVGNDKISVSLYIALSVFPELLFSVLITCSSSSMIIILYRHKQRIKHIRNTCTFHSNSPESRATQSILIRVFTFLVIYTLSTVSHGCSAVLSGQNWWLVKITVIISLCFPTLSPFVLMNQAFPLCRLFFLWIKDTESSNVIVTI is encoded by the coding sequence ATGGACTCTAGGAATTTGGGAATAGGAATAATATTCTTGATAGAGAATACAGTTGGAATTCTGGGAaatgtctctctcctttcctacTACCTAGTTATTTAtaataagaaacataaaataaagcccTTGGATTTAATTCTCACGCATCTCATTATGGTTAACCTCTTGATTATTCTTTCCAAAGGAATGGGCAACGCAATGACAATTTTTAGCTTGAAACATTTCTTCAATGATTGGAGCTAccaactttttatttatgtgataaGAGTTTTCAGGAGCATGTCCATTGCCaccatcttcctcttgagtgTCTTCCAGTCTATCATCATCAGTCCTAGAATCTCCTTTTGGAAAAACCTTAGAGTCAAATCTTCCAAGGATATTGGTCTCTACATTTCTCTAAACTGGGTCTTGTCCATCATGGTAAATGTTCTTTTACCTTTGTACATGTACataaaatcaagaaggaaaaacataacaaaagagATAGATTTTGAACACTATACTGTTGTAGGTAATGACAAAATATCAGTCTCCTTATATATAGCTTTATCAGTGTTTCCTGAACTCTTATTTTCTGTCCTCATTACCTGTTCCAGCAGCTCAATGATTATCATTTTGTATAGGCACAAACAGCGAATTAAACACATACGCAACACTTGTACTTTCCATAGTAACTCCCCAGAGTCTAGAGCCACTCAGAGCATACTTATTCGAGTGTTCACCTTTCTGGTTATTTATACCCTCTCTACTGTCTCACATGGTTGCAGTGCTGTATTGTCTGGTCAAAATTGGTGGCTTGTGAAGATCACAGTCATTATAAGTTTGTGTTTTCCCACTTTGAGCCCCTTTGTACTTATGAATCAAGCCTTCCCTCTCTGTAGACTGTTCTTTCTCTGGATAAAGGATACAGAATCATCTAATGTTATCGTTACTatttaa
- the LOC119820880 gene encoding vomeronasal type-1 receptor 4-like yields the protein MDSRNLAVGIVLLLQSALGILGNLSFLFYYLLIYCREHKLKTVDLILAHVFTANSLTILSHGVSQILKVFGWKHSFNDVSCELILYVLRLSRSMSISITCILSIFQAITISPIDSYWKSIKFKVPKYVCCSIYVLWILNIVVNMVFPMCASTKRNSKNKTEKRDFEFCSDLGRDIIVDSLFTAFWVFPEVLFSILIVCSSISMIVILYGHKKRVHHILSTHTSTRISPESRARQTILVLVCTFIAFYTLSSILQGYIALSHNLNWWLLNITVIISLCFPTLSPYIISHDFIISRF from the coding sequence ATGGACTCAAGGAACTTGGCAGTAGGTATAGTGCTTTTACTTCAGAGTGCACTTGGAATTCTAGGAaacttatcttttcttttctactaCTTACTCATTTACTGTCGTGAACACAAGTTAAAGACTGTAGACTTAATTCTTGCACATGTGTTCACAGCCAACTCCTTGACCATTCTCTCTCACGGAGTGTCCCAAATATTGAAAGTTTTTGGGTGGAAACATTCCTTCAATGATGTTTCATGTGAACTTATTTTATATGTTCTCAGACTGAGCAGGAGCATGTCCATCAGTATCACCTGCATCTTGAGTATCTTCCAGGCCATTACTATCAGTCCTATTGACTCCTATTGGAAAAGTATTAAATTCAAAGTACCAAAATATGTTTGTTGTTCCATTTACGTCCTCTGGATCCTGAACATAGTAGTAAATATGGTTTTCCCCATGTGTGCGTCTAccaaaagaaatagcaaaaataagacagaaaagagagatttTGAATTCTGTTCCGATCTTGGTCGTGACATAATAGTAGATTCACTGTTCACAGCATTTTGGGTGTTCcctgaagttttattttctatactCATTGTATGCTCCAGCATCTCCATGATTGTCATACTTTATGGACACAAGAAGAGGGTTCATCATATACTCAGTACTCATACTTCCACGAGAATCTCTCCTGAATCCAGAGCCAGACAGACCATTTTGGTCTTGGTTTGCACCTTTATAGCTTTTTATACCCTCTCCTCCATTTTGCAAGGCTACATTGCTCTTTCTCATAATTTAAATTGGTGGCTATTAAATATCACAGtcatcatttctctgtgttttcctacTTTAAGCCCCTATATAATAAgtcatgattttattatttccagattt